A window of Clostridium botulinum BKT015925 contains these coding sequences:
- a CDS encoding ABC transporter substrate-binding protein, protein MKKILNENLFLFISSLIILLLLFTIKHIFSFKKSYPDLRNKHIVVYVALREEEAKYLLELFKKETGCTYEYIKLPTEEAVMRILDERTNPKGNIFIGGTCDGYELLKNYNLLEKYKSPNAKNISSNYIDSDGYWTGFEIDPLSIAINKEAWNNSFGSKNIPMPTTFNDLINPIYKGKIIIPDPKTSGTGYTFMAYLYQQLGEEYFCKFIKQLKSNIKRLTISGFNSIQRVSSGEYILTVNFLGDQRIMTKSDMNIINIIPKNTGWNVNAVAAIKNNNNDEATKAFIDFCLSDEVANKLSSFSMATSTKNFKSMDYEIFKNYSFKKAAYDRNNIMNIWDSN, encoded by the coding sequence ATGAAAAAAATTTTAAATGAAAATTTATTTTTGTTTATTAGTTCTTTAATAATTTTACTACTGTTATTTACCATTAAACATATATTTTCTTTTAAAAAAAGTTACCCTGATTTAAGAAATAAACATATTGTAGTATATGTAGCATTAAGAGAAGAAGAAGCTAAATATCTTTTAGAACTTTTTAAAAAAGAAACTGGATGTACATATGAATACATAAAACTCCCCACTGAAGAAGCTGTTATGAGAATCTTAGATGAACGAACAAATCCTAAAGGAAATATTTTTATAGGTGGAACTTGTGATGGATATGAACTTTTAAAAAATTATAATTTATTAGAAAAATATAAATCTCCTAACGCCAAAAATATTTCTTCAAATTATATAGATAGTGACGGATACTGGACAGGTTTTGAAATTGATCCTCTTTCCATAGCCATAAATAAAGAAGCTTGGAATAACTCATTTGGATCCAAAAACATACCCATGCCAACAACTTTTAATGATTTAATTAATCCCATTTACAAAGGTAAAATCATAATCCCTGATCCTAAAACTTCTGGAACTGGATATACTTTTATGGCATATTTATATCAACAATTAGGTGAAGAATACTTTTGTAAATTTATAAAACAATTGAAAAGTAATATTAAAAGACTTACTATTAGTGGTTTTAACTCTATTCAACGAGTTTCTTCAGGTGAATATATTTTAACAGTTAACTTTTTAGGTGATCAAAGAATTATGACTAAATCTGATATGAACATAATTAATATAATTCCTAAAAACACTGGTTGGAATGTAAATGCAGTTGCTGCAATAAAAAATAATAATAATGATGAAGCTACAAAAGCATTTATAGATTTTTGCTTATCAGATGAAGTAGCAAATAAATTATCTAGCTTTTCCATGGCTACATCAACTAAAAATTTTAAGTCAATGGACTATGAAATATTTAAAAATTATAGTTTCAAAAAAGCTGCTTATGATAGAAATAATATTATGAATATTTGGGATAGTAACTAA
- a CDS encoding MFS transporter, producing the protein MFNFLKSSPEKSRLPEEKIASTYKLYRIRMFLMIFIGYTGYYLVRKNFAVASPFLMTHFDFSKTQIGLISSGLAIAYGLSKFILGGLSDKSNVKYFIGIGLLASSIVSILMGFASSVWLFLILMVFNGFFQGMGAPPCSIVIGKWFSQRERGLKMGVWNTSHNIGGGLIAPIATLSLLIFGEQYFQSIFFVPAAICIVIAFFVFFIGADTPASVGLPPIEEFNDDYPEVKEEVNPTNLSSKEIMIKYVLKNKYVWYLALANIFVYLIRQGIVNWIPIYLKQEKGFTIANANSAMFLFEYAAIPASILLGWLSDVLFKGKRAPLSIICMIGVILATLAYWKTSNYLVTMIAVAFIGCFIYGPQLLIGMNLIDVVPSFAVGSATGFSGLCGYLCGELMADLVLGFIADKFGWNGAFIFIMIGAVIALILLSLTLTIKKNDNKDLALDA; encoded by the coding sequence ATGTTTAACTTTCTAAAATCTTCGCCAGAAAAAAGTAGACTTCCAGAAGAAAAAATAGCATCTACATACAAACTTTATCGTATTCGTATGTTTTTAATGATTTTTATAGGCTACACTGGATATTATTTAGTTAGAAAAAACTTCGCAGTAGCATCACCATTTTTAATGACTCATTTTGATTTTAGTAAAACTCAAATAGGTTTAATTAGTAGTGGTCTTGCTATAGCATACGGTTTAAGTAAATTCATTTTAGGTGGTTTATCGGATAAATCTAATGTAAAATATTTTATAGGAATAGGCCTTTTAGCTTCATCTATAGTTAGTATTTTGATGGGATTTGCTAGTTCAGTTTGGTTATTTTTAATACTTATGGTGTTCAACGGATTTTTCCAAGGTATGGGCGCACCCCCATGTTCAATTGTTATCGGAAAATGGTTTTCTCAAAGAGAAAGAGGACTTAAAATGGGTGTTTGGAATACATCCCATAATATCGGTGGTGGACTTATTGCCCCAATAGCTACTTTATCTTTACTCATATTTGGTGAACAATATTTTCAAAGTATTTTCTTTGTACCAGCTGCTATTTGTATAGTAATTGCATTTTTCGTATTCTTTATTGGAGCTGATACTCCAGCATCTGTTGGACTACCTCCTATTGAAGAATTTAATGATGATTATCCTGAAGTTAAAGAAGAAGTTAATCCAACTAACTTATCATCAAAAGAAATAATGATTAAATATGTTCTTAAAAATAAATATGTTTGGTATTTAGCTTTAGCTAATATTTTTGTTTATTTAATAAGACAAGGTATAGTAAACTGGATTCCAATATACTTAAAACAAGAAAAAGGCTTTACAATTGCAAATGCTAACTCTGCTATGTTCTTATTTGAATATGCTGCTATCCCAGCTTCAATATTACTTGGTTGGCTTTCAGATGTATTATTCAAAGGAAAAAGAGCTCCACTTAGCATCATTTGTATGATTGGTGTTATACTAGCAACATTAGCTTATTGGAAAACTTCTAATTACTTAGTAACTATGATAGCTGTTGCATTTATAGGATGTTTTATTTATGGTCCTCAATTATTAATAGGTATGAACTTAATAGACGTTGTTCCTAGTTTTGCTGTTGGTTCAGCTACTGGATTTTCAGGTCTTTGCGGTTACCTATGTGGAGAACTTATGGCTGATTTAGTACTTGGATTTATAGCTGATAAATTTGGATGGAATGGTGCCTTTATCTTTATAATGATTGGTGCTGTAATAGCTCTTATTCTATTATCATTAACATTAACAATAAAGAAAAATGATAATAAAGATCTTGCTTTAGATGCATAA
- a CDS encoding PH domain-containing protein, which produces MENGCKNHPYTIITNTVRDMKIAIPIILLVIFKFEIEQLIVIGALLIFLCFKNFFKWKNTEFNIEDGILKYKSGIISKKKLEIPINKISTIDLGQDIIQGILNVYRVKIDSGSVSLEKEGSEIDIILKEDLALDIRDFIRQAINPISDDNENYHNVSQNRGRNIKENIQDEFRISNKELFISAITRNNIGFGIGLLIAAHEILQKIDHILDINILSKVDKCIDMKTAHSKSTVYFIYFLIILFIILLLISIILSIIGSIIKFHGFTVYKKHNYIIIEYGLISKKAYSLPIKSINAIKLKQNFIKQKFNLYRIEVATVGYGDESGEEAIIYPIANKKLTNKIISTILPEFNYSVEINNPPKEALIKFMLIPILITFIICGIISYIEIRFSIIFLILPIIISSRYLNYKNTGLGFNDNIFICTCKGFNKETIIVKMKSIQSIGMTSNYFQRKKNLCSYKIDFYSSKIKDLIEIKHLKDQYFRKLENKIEF; this is translated from the coding sequence ATGGAAAATGGATGTAAAAATCATCCGTATACAATAATTACAAATACTGTACGTGATATGAAAATTGCTATACCTATTATTTTATTAGTTATATTTAAATTTGAAATTGAGCAACTTATAGTAATTGGTGCACTATTAATATTTTTATGTTTTAAGAATTTTTTTAAGTGGAAAAATACTGAGTTTAATATTGAAGATGGAATATTAAAGTATAAATCAGGAATTATATCTAAGAAAAAATTAGAGATACCAATAAATAAAATATCTACAATAGATTTAGGACAAGATATCATTCAAGGAATATTAAATGTTTATAGAGTCAAAATAGATAGTGGTAGTGTTAGTTTGGAAAAAGAAGGTAGCGAAATAGATATAATATTAAAGGAAGATTTAGCTCTAGATATTAGAGATTTTATAAGACAAGCTATAAATCCAATTAGTGATGATAATGAAAATTATCATAATGTATCCCAAAATAGGGGAAGAAATATTAAAGAAAATATACAAGATGAGTTTAGAATTTCTAATAAAGAATTATTTATATCAGCTATTACTAGAAATAATATAGGGTTTGGAATAGGACTTTTAATTGCAGCTCATGAAATTTTACAAAAGATAGATCATATTTTGGATATAAATATATTGAGTAAAGTAGATAAATGTATAGATATGAAAACTGCACATTCTAAGTCTACAGTATATTTTATATATTTTTTAATTATATTATTTATTATATTGCTATTGATAAGTATAATACTTTCTATAATTGGAAGTATTATAAAGTTTCATGGTTTTACAGTATATAAAAAGCATAATTATATAATTATAGAATATGGTCTTATAAGTAAAAAAGCATATTCATTGCCTATAAAAAGTATAAATGCTATTAAATTAAAACAAAATTTTATAAAACAAAAATTTAATTTATATAGGATAGAGGTAGCAACAGTTGGATATGGAGATGAAAGTGGAGAAGAAGCTATAATTTATCCTATAGCCAATAAAAAATTGACAAACAAAATAATTTCAACAATTTTACCAGAGTTTAATTATAGTGTTGAAATTAATAATCCTCCTAAAGAAGCATTAATAAAATTTATGTTAATTCCAATACTTATAACATTTATTATATGCGGAATAATATCATATATAGAAATTAGATTTAGTATAATATTTTTAATATTACCTATAATTATTTCAAGTAGATATTTAAATTATAAAAATACAGGACTTGGATTTAATGATAATATTTTTATATGTACATGCAAAGGGTTTAATAAGGAAACTATTATAGTTAAAATGAAAAGTATTCAATCTATAGGCATGACATCTAATTATTTTCAAAGAAAAAAGAATTTGTGTAGTTATAAAATAGACTTTTACTCTAGTAAGATTAAAGATTTGATAGAAATAAAACATTTGAAAGATCAGTATTTTAGAAAATTAGAGAATAAGATAGAATTTTAG
- a CDS encoding PH domain-containing protein encodes MEYNRLNENAKKAWFLSNLIGLIITGGILIGLRIYFAEKIVKYSFIVNIILGVILVILILDVLVNPIIEYKQWKYIITEDRIEFVHGIYFLTTTIIPIVRIQHIDIEEGPINRIYNLAKINIHTAGGQHKIEGLPKEKALQICEYIKDRIQVKVKKNLDEELKNQNIGKSHSSIKDGVDE; translated from the coding sequence ATGGAATATAATAGACTAAATGAAAATGCTAAAAAAGCTTGGTTTTTATCCAATCTTATTGGATTAATAATTACAGGGGGAATATTGATAGGTTTAAGAATTTATTTTGCAGAAAAGATCGTTAAATATAGTTTTATAGTTAATATAATATTAGGAGTTATATTAGTTATATTGATTTTAGATGTTTTAGTAAATCCTATAATAGAATACAAACAATGGAAATACATAATAACAGAAGATAGAATAGAGTTTGTTCATGGTATATATTTTTTAACTACTACTATAATTCCTATAGTTAGAATTCAACACATTGATATAGAAGAAGGCCCTATAAATAGAATTTATAATCTTGCTAAAATTAATATTCACACAGCTGGAGGTCAACATAAGATAGAAGGACTTCCAAAAGAAAAAGCATTACAAATTTGTGAATATATAAAGGATAGAATTCAAGTAAAGGTGAAAAAGAACTTAGATGAAGAATTAAAAAATCAAAATATTGGTAAAAGTCATAGTAGCATAAAAGATGGAGTGGATGAATAA
- a CDS encoding ABC transporter permease — MYFKIAGNNVKRSIKDYTIYFLTLTFAVCIFYSFNSLGQQQAMLQLSRIQAQYIKTLEMGMSFMSIFVSIILGGLIIYANNFLVKKRKKELGIYMTLGMSRYRISKILFFETFLIGLLSLVTGLGLGIIVSQGLSVFTSKLFEISMSSYTFVVSVSAIIKTSVYFSIIFVLVILFNTVVISKYKLIDMINASKKNEKLKLKNPTISIIIFIISLVILGSAYYFINKAGVNPSDNRFVISIILGCVGTFLFFFSLSGFILFMIEKNKSVYLKNLNIFITRQINSKINTNFISITVICLMLFLTISTLATGLSFKHAFEQGLVKVTPFDASARIEVNKDSKVRSIKEAFNIMEIKLDNNTKYTYYNNYRVKFDLAKLLEEYIDSHTQQYFNYGGWKDVDAIKISEYNELRKLKGEKPINLNNDEVLITSNFQPLSETITNLLRDKNQLNLNNKFYRIKNKEIITDSTNNSGMAMNIFTLIVPDEILKDNEINQSFININYIGKDKKSIENKFFKLFSDFRDGKFKNKKYDFFVLGHTKNQLYEESKGVSTVILYIIIYIGIVFLLSSAAILALQQLSEASDSCDRYNSLRRIGVTEKMINKTIFIQTLVYFIMPLALALVHSDVAIGVVNNFVSIHGKPSIAGSTLVTTSIFAVIYGGYFYATYIGYKNTVKSK; from the coding sequence ATGTATTTTAAGATAGCTGGTAATAATGTTAAGAGGAGTATAAAAGATTATACAATATATTTTTTAACTTTAACTTTTGCTGTTTGTATATTTTATAGTTTTAATTCGTTGGGACAACAACAAGCTATGTTACAATTGAGTAGAATACAAGCACAATATATAAAAACATTGGAAATGGGTATGTCTTTTATGTCCATATTTGTATCTATAATATTGGGTGGATTAATTATATATGCTAATAATTTTTTAGTAAAAAAACGCAAAAAAGAACTAGGAATCTATATGACTCTTGGTATGTCAAGATATAGAATATCTAAAATATTATTTTTTGAAACATTTTTAATAGGACTTCTTTCATTAGTTACAGGTTTAGGATTAGGAATAATAGTATCTCAAGGGTTATCAGTTTTTACATCTAAATTATTTGAAATTTCAATGAGTAGTTATACATTTGTAGTATCAGTTAGTGCTATCATAAAAACATCAGTATATTTTAGTATAATTTTTGTTTTAGTAATATTATTTAATACAGTTGTTATATCAAAATATAAATTAATTGATATGATAAATGCTTCTAAGAAAAATGAAAAATTAAAACTTAAAAATCCTACTATATCAATTATTATATTTATAATATCATTAGTTATATTAGGATCAGCTTATTATTTTATAAATAAGGCTGGGGTGAATCCTTCAGATAATAGATTTGTTATCTCTATAATCCTAGGATGTGTAGGAACATTTTTATTTTTCTTTAGTTTATCAGGATTTATATTATTTATGATTGAAAAAAATAAAAGTGTGTATTTAAAAAATTTAAACATATTTATAACAAGACAAATAAATAGTAAAATAAATACTAATTTTATTTCAATAACAGTAATATGTCTTATGTTATTTCTAACTATTTCTACTTTGGCCACGGGATTAAGTTTTAAACATGCATTTGAACAAGGACTAGTTAAAGTAACGCCTTTTGATGCATCTGCAAGAATTGAAGTTAATAAAGATTCAAAAGTTAGAAGTATAAAAGAAGCTTTTAATATAATGGAAATTAAACTTGATAATAATACTAAGTATACTTATTATAATAATTATAGAGTAAAGTTTGATTTAGCAAAGTTACTTGAGGAATATATCGATTCACATACACAACAATATTTTAATTATGGTGGATGGAAAGATGTAGATGCCATAAAAATATCAGAATACAATGAGTTAAGAAAATTAAAAGGAGAAAAACCTATAAATTTGAATAATGATGAAGTATTGATTACATCTAATTTTCAACCATTATCAGAAACTATAACAAATTTATTAAGAGATAAAAATCAATTAAATTTAAATAATAAATTTTATCGTATAAAAAATAAAGAAATAATAACAGACAGTACTAATAATTCTGGAATGGCAATGAATATATTCACTTTAATAGTTCCAGATGAAATATTAAAGGATAATGAAATTAATCAATCTTTTATAAATATAAATTATATTGGCAAAGATAAGAAATCAATAGAAAATAAATTTTTTAAATTATTTTCTGACTTTAGGGATGGAAAATTCAAAAATAAAAAATATGATTTTTTTGTATTAGGACATACAAAAAATCAGCTTTATGAGGAAAGTAAAGGAGTAAGTACAGTAATACTATATATTATAATATATATAGGAATTGTATTTTTATTATCTAGTGCGGCTATACTTGCACTTCAGCAATTATCAGAAGCTAGTGATAGTTGTGATAGATATAATTCATTAAGAAGAATTGGTGTAACTGAAAAGATGATAAATAAAACTATTTTTATACAAACATTAGTATATTTTATTATGCCTCTTGCTTTAGCATTAGTCCATTCTGATGTTGCTATAGGTGTAGTAAATAATTTTGTATCTATACATGGAAAACCTAGTATAGCAGGTTCTACACTAGTTACAACTAGTATATTTGCTGTAATTTATGGTGGATACTTTTATGCTACCTATATAGGATATAAAAATACAGTAAAAAGTAAATAA
- a CDS encoding IS6 family transposase gives MNKANKKITCPRCHSHNLYKFGKDKEGNQKYQCKECKRQFAPSAMPKERQLKDYPRCPICNKGTFIHHNYSNYINYRCNDKKCNHSFFVAKPTAIDPSSNTTIQGKLMRFPIHIILMALDLYFLNESSTRRISQYLFRTFNVKVSHVTIASWTKKFAAYFKLKSDNLFYNIDLSDSDEWHADETVVFINGKKHYLWLVIDSESRLIISYHLSPYRDAKQAFSLFNDAKKLGSPRAIVTDRLPSYNIPIKSVFQDTLHIKVQSFMDDISNNIIESFNKTFKSWYKGLKGFNSFNSANKLISVFIFHYNFVRNHSSLRNLTPSEVVGISYPVKAKNNWLLAA, from the coding sequence ATGAACAAAGCTAATAAAAAAATTACCTGTCCTAGATGTCACAGCCATAACCTATATAAGTTTGGAAAAGACAAAGAAGGAAATCAAAAATATCAATGCAAAGAGTGTAAAAGACAATTTGCACCATCGGCTATGCCGAAAGAGCGTCAGCTCAAGGATTACCCTCGTTGTCCTATCTGTAACAAAGGAACCTTTATTCATCATAATTACTCAAATTATATCAATTATCGTTGTAACGATAAAAAATGTAATCATAGTTTTTTTGTGGCGAAGCCTACGGCTATAGATCCTTCAAGCAATACCACTATCCAAGGTAAACTTATGCGCTTTCCAATTCATATTATATTAATGGCTTTAGACCTTTACTTTCTTAATGAAAGTTCTACAAGACGTATATCTCAATATTTGTTTAGAACATTTAATGTAAAAGTATCTCATGTTACTATTGCAAGTTGGACTAAAAAATTTGCTGCATATTTCAAATTGAAATCTGATAATTTATTTTATAATATTGACTTATCAGATTCTGATGAATGGCACGCAGATGAAACTGTTGTATTTATAAATGGCAAGAAACATTATCTATGGCTTGTTATAGACTCAGAAAGTCGATTAATTATCTCTTATCATCTATCCCCATATAGAGATGCTAAACAAGCTTTTAGCCTTTTTAACGATGCTAAGAAATTAGGATCTCCTAGAGCCATAGTTACTGATAGATTACCATCTTACAATATTCCAATAAAATCAGTATTCCAAGATACATTACACATAAAAGTACAATCTTTTATGGATGATATTTCAAACAATATCATTGAGTCATTTAACAAAACATTTAAGTCTTGGTATAAAGGTTTAAAAGGCTTTAACTCATTTAATAGTGCCAATAAACTAATATCAGTGTTTATATTTCACTATAATTTTGTGCGTAACCACTCATCACTACGTAATTTAACACCATCTGAAGTAGTGGGAATTAGTTACCCAGTTAAAGCTAAAAATAATTGGTTATTAGCTGCCTAA
- a CDS encoding response regulator transcription factor, whose product MKILVVDDEISILQLIKMTLELESFEVITSKTGLDSLNIIIRENIDLIILDAMLPDISGFNLIAKIKNISDIPIIMLTAKDDMNDKLLGLQLGADDYITKPFNSTELILRIKIISKRMNKNILQEKNELLVGKLKILKKERKLIIDSKEEIVLTYKEFEVLNCLCENKGKVFSREELLNKVWGYDFEGTTRAVDILIQRLRKKLGKYQNYIKTLYKAGYKLEIDNEY is encoded by the coding sequence ATGAAAATACTAGTTGTTGATGATGAAATAAGTATATTACAACTTATAAAAATGACATTAGAACTTGAATCTTTTGAGGTTATTACCTCAAAAACAGGGTTAGATTCATTAAATATTATAATTAGAGAAAATATTGATCTTATAATTTTAGATGCTATGTTACCAGATATTAGCGGATTTAATTTAATTGCTAAAATAAAAAATATATCTGATATACCAATTATAATGCTGACAGCTAAAGATGATATGAATGATAAACTGCTAGGTCTTCAGCTGGGTGCTGACGATTATATAACCAAACCATTTAATAGCACAGAATTAATTCTTAGAATAAAAATTATTTCAAAAAGAATGAATAAAAATATCCTCCAGGAAAAAAATGAATTATTAGTTGGTAAATTAAAAATTTTAAAAAAAGAAAGAAAATTAATTATAGATTCTAAAGAAGAAATAGTATTAACATATAAAGAATTCGAAGTACTTAATTGTTTATGTGAAAATAAAGGAAAGGTATTTTCTCGTGAAGAGTTGTTAAATAAAGTTTGGGGTTATGACTTCGAAGGCACTACCCGAGCTGTAGATATATTAATTCAGAGATTAAGGAAAAAACTTGGTAAATACCAGAATTATATAAAAACTCTCTATAAAGCTGGTTACAAGTTAGAAATTGATAATGAATATTAA
- a CDS encoding HAMP domain-containing sensor histidine kinase, with amino-acid sequence MNIKLNLKRKIILTNIIILAPIIIFIYFITVNTLSKNIINNSVDYLLNENKSAQIYIQNILNLKKVNDVEDALKDIAPFIVTNLSEKFNLRVQMFNTSGQLIYDSAKNQISLYNGDINKALENKKAYVIKKIDGVPYIFLSSPISYKNKLCGTLRFILKESDSLKIVNNTFLIMLICGIFALIIGIILINSFAKQIVNPLTTLEHHSNKIAKGYFKEKIIIDSGDEIEDLANTFNYMSKSLETYICELKSSKENQKKFFDNISHEFKTPLTAIIGFSEILPKLDDKNKILQSSMLIQKEGKRLLTLVEEILQLSKFNQNQFKIEYTYINIKAIIEEVLDIFQIKLDKYHICIDKNYDALFIYGDYNKTKQILINILDNSIKYSGCENIIIRSNLYKGKVEVSIYDDGVGFDINNPKSKTGNGFGLNICKEIMKNQNGEFKIESTYDLGTKITLTFFNNEN; translated from the coding sequence ATGAATATTAAATTAAATTTAAAAAGAAAAATAATCTTAACTAATATAATTATATTAGCTCCAATTATAATTTTTATATATTTTATAACAGTTAATACACTTTCTAAAAATATAATAAATAATTCTGTTGACTATTTATTAAACGAAAATAAATCTGCTCAAATATATATACAGAATATATTAAATTTAAAAAAGGTTAATGATGTAGAAGATGCTCTAAAAGATATTGCTCCTTTCATAGTCACTAATTTAAGTGAAAAATTTAATTTAAGAGTTCAAATGTTTAATACTTCTGGTCAATTAATATATGATTCTGCTAAAAATCAAATAAGTTTATATAATGGAGATATAAATAAAGCTTTAGAAAATAAAAAAGCTTATGTAATAAAAAAAATAGATGGTGTTCCTTACATATTTTTATCAAGTCCTATTTCTTATAAAAATAAATTATGTGGTACTTTAAGATTTATTTTAAAAGAATCTGATTCATTAAAAATTGTAAATAACACTTTTTTAATAATGCTTATATGTGGAATTTTTGCACTTATAATAGGGATTATATTAATAAATAGTTTTGCAAAACAAATAGTAAATCCGCTAACCACATTAGAACATCATTCAAATAAAATTGCTAAAGGTTATTTTAAGGAAAAAATTATAATTGATAGCGGTGATGAAATTGAAGATTTGGCTAATACATTTAATTATATGAGTAAAAGTTTAGAAACATATATATGTGAACTTAAAAGTTCAAAAGAAAATCAAAAAAAGTTTTTTGATAATATATCACATGAATTTAAAACTCCATTAACAGCTATCATAGGTTTTTCTGAAATTTTGCCTAAACTTGATGATAAAAATAAAATTCTTCAAAGCTCCATGCTTATACAAAAAGAAGGTAAAAGACTTCTTACTTTAGTAGAAGAAATACTTCAACTATCTAAATTTAATCAAAATCAATTTAAAATTGAGTACACTTACATAAACATTAAAGCCATAATTGAAGAGGTATTGGACATATTTCAAATAAAATTAGATAAGTATCATATATGCATTGATAAAAATTATGATGCTTTATTTATATATGGAGATTACAATAAAACAAAACAGATTTTAATAAATATATTAGATAACTCAATTAAATATAGTGGATGTGAAAATATAATTATACGTTCCAACTTATACAAAGGAAAAGTTGAAGTTTCTATATATGATGATGGAGTTGGATTTGACATTAATAATCCTAAAAGTAAAACGGGTAATGGGTTTGGATTAAATATATGTAAAGAAATTATGAAAAATCAAAATGGAGAATTTAAAATAGAAAGTACCTATGACCTAGGTACTAAAATAACATTAACTTTTTTTAATAATGAAAATTAA
- a CDS encoding DUF3919 family protein produces the protein MGLIKKNIFLLYILMFFICLSSLVYYKKVIYNKIQIITDSNDNEKTLDNRIPTKIILSNSKLGSTEINDKFLLNDILKYIRNISNSNTTMNTIPTADNVISISGKISYMNGETDTFKVNSHLIINNIHYYSNSYLTNTLRNMLVDSLYHFNNLINIISKSNNEIIFSNDRIKTVLDLQNKYRLIESLKKFKIMSDNKDFLKTNLNEKPKFHLRICIDKNMENTAENIILLDSYEHYIIIQYLGDENGKNIYIKGDLNEKNFK, from the coding sequence ATGGGATTAATAAAGAAAAATATTTTTTTATTGTATATATTAATGTTTTTTATATGTCTTTCATCCTTAGTTTACTACAAAAAAGTTATATACAATAAAATACAAATAATAACTGATTCTAATGATAATGAAAAAACATTAGACAACAGAATACCTACTAAAATAATACTATCTAATTCCAAATTAGGTTCTACAGAAATTAATGATAAATTTTTATTAAATGATATTCTTAAATACATTAGAAATATATCAAATTCTAATACAACAATGAATACAATACCAACTGCCGATAATGTAATTTCAATATCAGGTAAAATATCTTACATGAATGGAGAAACTGATACTTTTAAGGTTAATAGTCATCTAATCATTAATAATATTCATTATTACAGCAATTCTTATTTAACAAATACTTTAAGAAATATGCTAGTAGATTCATTATATCATTTTAATAATTTAATAAATATAATAAGCAAAAGTAATAATGAAATCATATTTTCCAATGATCGTATTAAAACTGTTTTAGATCTCCAAAATAAATATAGACTTATTGAAAGCTTAAAAAAATTTAAAATTATGAGTGACAATAAAGATTTTTTAAAAACCAATTTAAATGAAAAACCTAAATTTCACTTACGAATTTGCATAGATAAAAACATGGAAAATACAGCTGAAAACATAATTCTTTTGGATAGTTATGAACATTATATAATTATTCAATATTTAGGTGACGAAAATGGAAAAAATATCTATATAAAAGGTGATCTTAATGAAAAAAATTTTAAATGA